Proteins co-encoded in one Candidatus Thiodictyon syntrophicum genomic window:
- a CDS encoding DUF1566 domain-containing protein, whose product MRTTLTGAGLLAGALLLGGGAAQAALIDYTAGGVNLVWDNDYGATGLTWLKNANLADTVDFGVSGIAANGTMTWDVAQSWITAMNAANYAGTNGWRLWSALNSDGSGPCSGYNCTGSELGHLFYTEGGLTSGQAITSSTVLTQHFTYMQSSVYWSGTQFAPNPSNAWFFYPASGSRTTTARATRSTVGPCAPDKSPPPRYPRRAC is encoded by the coding sequence ATGAGGACGACACTGACGGGCGCGGGGCTGCTGGCGGGGGCGCTGCTGCTGGGCGGCGGCGCGGCTCAGGCGGCGCTGATCGACTACACGGCGGGTGGCGTGAACCTGGTCTGGGACAACGACTATGGCGCGACGGGACTGACCTGGCTGAAAAACGCCAACCTCGCCGACACGGTCGACTTCGGCGTGAGCGGTATCGCGGCCAACGGCACCATGACCTGGGACGTGGCCCAAAGCTGGATCACGGCGATGAACGCGGCCAACTATGCGGGCACCAACGGCTGGCGGCTGTGGTCGGCGCTGAACAGCGATGGCAGTGGCCCTTGTTCCGGCTACAACTGCACCGGAAGTGAATTGGGGCACCTGTTCTATACCGAGGGTGGTCTGACATCGGGCCAAGCCATCACCTCCAGTACGGTGCTCACTCAACACTTCACCTACATGCAGTCGTCCGTGTACTGGTCCGGTACGCAGTTCGCGCCGAATCCCAGCAACGCGTGGTTCTTCTACCCCGCTTCGGGTTCCAGAACTACGACGGCAAGGGCTACCAGATCTACGGTTGGGCCGTGCGCCCCGGACAAGTCGCCGCCGCCCCGCTACCCGCGACGGGCTTGCTGA
- a CDS encoding DUF2887 domain-containing protein, producing MKTDPSIYEFLATGVEAFRVLSDGVTLSGSYRFVSLTIKGIERRLDGIYEPEDHDGPVYVVEFQAQPAPGVWYNLLTKLGLYGEAHPGRPLRGMLIFLLMERFPLLTDEELRTMFPVLVPLEQTRAYQDIFAKGKADGKAEGEAKGEAKGKADGLKRQLKRRFGVLPRWAILRLDAAAIDQLDGWLEGIFEAQSLEDLLGPRPRRGGPKVR from the coding sequence ATGAAGACCGATCCGTCGATCTATGAATTTCTCGCGACCGGCGTCGAGGCGTTTCGGGTGCTCAGCGATGGTGTGACTCTGAGTGGGAGCTACCGCTTCGTGTCCCTCACGATCAAGGGCATCGAGCGGCGCCTGGACGGCATCTACGAACCCGAGGACCATGACGGGCCGGTCTATGTCGTCGAATTTCAGGCGCAACCGGCGCCCGGTGTCTGGTATAACCTGCTGACCAAGCTCGGGCTCTACGGGGAAGCGCACCCGGGGCGTCCGCTTCGGGGTATGCTGATCTTCCTGCTGATGGAACGGTTTCCACTACTCACCGACGAGGAGTTGCGCACCATGTTTCCGGTACTGGTTCCCCTAGAGCAAACACGCGCCTATCAGGATATTTTTGCCAAGGGCAAGGCCGATGGCAAGGCCGAGGGTGAGGCCAAGGGTGAGGCCAAGGGCAAGGCCGACGGACTGAAGCGGCAGTTGAAGCGCCGCTTCGGTGTCCTGCCCCGCTGGGCCATCCTGCGTCTGGATGCGGCCGCCATCGATCAGTTGGACGGCTGGCTGGAGGGGATCTTCGAGGCCCAGAGCCTGGAGGACCTGCTCGGTCCCAGGCCGCGGCGCGGCGGGCCGAAGGTGCGCTGA
- the gshA gene encoding glutamate--cysteine ligase has translation MNSTSDPLSRRLCALGSDVSSKSLAQALQGNRIGLEKESLRVTPTGRIAATPHPPELGSPLTHPHITTDFSEALIELVTPALGEPAAVLDFLADIHRLVYRHLGDECLWATSMPCILEGARGIPLARYGTSNAATMKTVYRRGLGNRYGRTMQAIAGVHFNFSFGDDFWRLYQGLEGDAGPLEAFRSEAYMGMIRNLQRVGWLVPYLFGASPAVCRSFVQGRDTDLLPFDATTLYYPYATSLRMGDIGYQNQQEQCTGIKANYDSLDAYIRSLTWAIETPCAQYEKIGVKVGDRYEQLSAAILQIENEYYSTVRPKQIIDWLEKPTLALRRRGIRYVELRSLDVNAFEPIGVGLEQLLVLETLMLYCLLGDSPRIAAAERQAIDDNQVLAAQRGREPGLTLNRDGAAVELRRWAGDLLGAMEPIAALLDGAGAGPRARRLALQQAKVQDPDLTPSARMLAGMRAEGLGFADFARRLSQAHREQLAVRPLSPEREALFADLAAESIRRREEIEAADDLDFDQFLARYFAQGRAVD, from the coding sequence GTGAACTCAACCTCAGACCCTCTCAGCCGGCGCCTGTGCGCGCTCGGCAGCGACGTTTCATCCAAAAGCCTGGCGCAGGCGCTGCAGGGCAACCGCATCGGCTTGGAGAAGGAGTCCCTGCGCGTGACCCCGACGGGGCGCATTGCCGCGACGCCCCACCCGCCGGAGCTCGGCTCCCCCCTGACCCATCCTCACATCACCACCGATTTCTCCGAGGCCCTGATCGAACTGGTCACGCCGGCCCTGGGGGAGCCGGCCGCGGTGCTGGACTTTCTCGCCGACATCCACCGGCTGGTCTATCGCCACCTGGGCGACGAGTGCCTGTGGGCCACCAGTATGCCGTGCATACTCGAAGGGGCGCGCGGCATCCCGCTGGCCCGTTACGGGACCTCCAACGCCGCGACCATGAAAACGGTCTATCGCCGCGGCCTGGGCAACCGCTATGGGCGCACGATGCAGGCCATCGCCGGGGTGCACTTCAACTTCTCCTTCGGTGACGACTTCTGGCGGCTCTACCAGGGCTTGGAGGGGGACGCGGGACCACTCGAGGCGTTCCGCTCCGAGGCCTACATGGGCATGATCCGCAACCTCCAGCGGGTCGGCTGGCTCGTGCCCTATCTCTTCGGCGCTTCGCCGGCGGTGTGCCGCAGCTTCGTGCAGGGGCGCGACACCGACCTGCTCCCCTTCGACGCCACGACCCTGTATTACCCCTATGCCACCTCACTGCGCATGGGCGACATCGGCTACCAGAATCAGCAGGAGCAGTGCACCGGGATCAAGGCCAATTACGACAGCCTGGACGCCTATATCCGCAGCCTCACCTGGGCGATCGAGACACCCTGTGCCCAATACGAGAAGATCGGGGTCAAGGTCGGCGACCGCTACGAGCAGTTGAGCGCCGCCATCCTGCAGATCGAGAACGAATACTACAGCACGGTCAGACCCAAGCAGATCATCGACTGGCTCGAGAAGCCGACGCTGGCCCTGCGCCGCCGCGGCATCCGCTATGTGGAACTGCGCTCGCTCGACGTGAACGCCTTCGAGCCCATCGGGGTGGGGCTGGAACAACTCCTGGTCCTGGAGACCCTGATGCTCTATTGCCTGCTCGGCGACAGCCCCCGCATCGCCGCGGCCGAGCGGCAGGCGATCGACGACAACCAGGTCCTCGCCGCGCAGCGCGGGCGCGAGCCGGGCCTCACGCTGAATCGCGACGGCGCGGCGGTCGAACTGCGCCGCTGGGCCGGGGATCTGCTCGGCGCCATGGAACCCATCGCCGCGTTGCTGGACGGCGCGGGCGCGGGTCCACGTGCGCGCCGCCTGGCCTTGCAGCAGGCGAAGGTGCAGGACCCGGACCTGACCCCATCGGCCCGAATGCTGGCCGGGATGCGCGCCGAGGGTCTCGGCTTCGCCGACTTTGCCCGGCGCCTCTCGCAGGCCCATCGGGAGCAACTCGCGGTACGCCCTCTGAGTCCCGAGCGCGAGGCCCTGTTCGCCGACCTCGCCGCGGAGTCCATCCGCCGCCGCGAGGAGATCGAGGCCGCCGACGATCTGGACTTCGACCAGTTCCTGGCCCGTTACTTCGCCCAGGGGCGGGCGGTGGACTGA
- a CDS encoding carboxy terminal-processing peptidase, with protein MRLRIPLFLTAAALLFSAWALGAAPHQVSLSELFPSQTQAKTAIVINKVLERYHYRKVTFDEAFARSVLDNYLEALDPGRSFFLARDVERFEGGARRLNENLRRGELDSAFDIFRVYRMRVDERVAYALGLITRPFDFTVDESYQFDRAKAPWAKTDAELDELWRLRVKNDFLSLRIAGKSDEDIRERLRQRYDSLARRIQQFTGDDVFQTFMSAYTETLEPHTSYMSPATSENFDIGMKLSLEGIGAVLRSDNEYTVIQKTIPGGPARDSGQVSAGDRIIGVAQGLDGKIEDVVGWRLQDVVDKIRGSKGSVVRLQLVSQAGGHKGGTREVSLVRNEIKLEDQAAKDSVIDQLPNAPGLKIGVIELPAFYRDFEAETHGKRDFKSTTRDVRQILNKLVGQGVDGVVIDLRGNGGGALAEATSLTGLFIDTGPVVQVKDSSGKVEVERDTDPGVAYAGPLAVLVDRDSASASEIFAGAIQDYGRGLVIGEPTFGKGTVQTLVDLNRYVPGDQTNLGRLRLTMAEFFRVSGGSTQLKGVEPDVHFPAGDDPAEHGERSLHNPLPWARIDAADYQHAQVPDAAALTRQSTERIGQDVGFKMLERRNQVLREVKEETRVSLRESDRRAEDKHRRTLFEDEKDRFLRARGITPVKEDADQVDEDALEAQRNAIARIQVEEAARVLADGIRLESASRPKAAMRN; from the coding sequence ATGAGACTGCGCATACCCTTATTCCTGACCGCCGCGGCACTCTTGTTCAGCGCTTGGGCGCTCGGCGCCGCGCCGCACCAGGTGTCGCTGTCCGAACTGTTCCCCAGCCAGACGCAGGCGAAGACCGCCATCGTCATCAACAAGGTCCTGGAGCGTTACCACTATCGCAAGGTGACCTTCGACGAGGCCTTTGCCCGTTCGGTGCTCGATAATTATCTGGAGGCCCTGGACCCCGGCCGTTCCTTCTTCCTGGCACGGGACGTGGAGCGTTTCGAGGGCGGTGCCCGTCGGCTCAACGAGAACCTGCGGCGCGGGGAGTTGGATAGTGCCTTTGACATCTTCCGGGTCTACCGCATGCGGGTCGATGAGCGCGTCGCCTACGCCCTGGGTCTCATTACCCGCCCCTTTGATTTCACCGTCGATGAGTCCTACCAATTCGACCGCGCCAAGGCGCCCTGGGCCAAGACCGACGCGGAGCTCGACGAGCTCTGGCGCCTGCGGGTCAAGAACGACTTCCTGAGCCTGCGCATCGCCGGCAAGAGCGACGAGGACATCCGCGAGCGCCTGCGCCAGCGCTACGACAGCCTGGCGCGGCGCATCCAGCAGTTCACCGGTGATGATGTCTTCCAGACCTTCATGAGCGCCTACACCGAGACCCTGGAGCCCCATACCAGCTATATGTCGCCGGCCACCTCGGAGAACTTCGACATCGGCATGAAGCTGTCCCTGGAGGGCATCGGCGCCGTCCTGCGGTCCGACAACGAATACACGGTCATCCAGAAGACCATCCCCGGCGGACCGGCGCGGGACTCCGGGCAGGTGTCGGCGGGTGATCGGATCATCGGTGTCGCCCAGGGCCTGGACGGGAAGATCGAGGACGTGGTCGGTTGGCGGCTCCAGGACGTCGTGGACAAGATCCGCGGCTCCAAGGGATCGGTCGTGCGCCTGCAACTCGTGTCCCAGGCCGGCGGTCACAAGGGCGGCACCCGCGAGGTGTCGCTGGTGCGCAACGAGATCAAGCTCGAGGACCAGGCCGCCAAGGATTCCGTGATCGACCAGTTGCCCAATGCCCCCGGGCTCAAGATCGGGGTGATCGAACTGCCTGCCTTTTATCGGGATTTCGAGGCCGAAACCCATGGCAAGCGCGATTTCAAGAGCACCACCCGTGACGTGCGGCAAATCCTGAACAAACTGGTGGGGCAGGGGGTCGACGGGGTCGTCATCGACCTGCGCGGCAACGGCGGCGGCGCGTTGGCGGAGGCCACGTCGCTGACCGGACTCTTCATCGACACGGGGCCGGTGGTCCAGGTCAAGGACTCATCCGGCAAGGTCGAGGTGGAGCGCGACACCGATCCGGGGGTGGCCTATGCGGGGCCCCTGGCGGTCCTGGTGGACCGCGACAGCGCCTCCGCCTCCGAGATCTTCGCCGGCGCCATCCAGGATTATGGACGCGGCCTGGTGATCGGGGAGCCGACCTTCGGCAAGGGCACGGTGCAGACCCTGGTGGATCTCAACCGCTATGTCCCTGGGGATCAAACCAATCTGGGCCGCCTGCGCCTGACCATGGCGGAATTCTTCCGGGTGAGCGGCGGCAGCACCCAATTGAAGGGGGTGGAGCCCGACGTGCACTTCCCGGCGGGCGATGATCCCGCGGAACATGGCGAGCGCTCGCTGCACAATCCGCTGCCCTGGGCGCGGATCGATGCGGCCGACTATCAACACGCCCAAGTCCCCGATGCAGCCGCGCTCACCCGCCAGTCGACCGAGCGGATCGGCCAGGATGTGGGTTTCAAGATGCTGGAGCGGCGCAATCAGGTCTTGCGCGAGGTCAAGGAGGAGACGCGGGTGTCGCTGCGCGAGTCCGACCGGCGCGCCGAGGACAAGCACCGGCGGACCCTGTTCGAGGACGAAAAAGACCGCTTCCTGCGCGCCCGCGGCATCACCCCCGTGAAGGAGGACGCCGACCAGGTGGACGAGGACGCCCTCGAGGCCCAGCGCAATGCCATCGCCCGCATCCAGGTGGAGGAGGCGGCGCGGGTGTTGGCCGACGGCATCCGACTGGAGAGCGCCAGCCGACCCAAGGCCGCCATGCGTAACTGA
- the def gene encoding peptide deformylase: MAILPILRLPDARLKQVSEPVREFDQALLDFIADLEETRRAGPAAVGIAAPQVGRHQRILILDCSGRPKVRAQGRLVLVNPEIVHWEGFAIGREGCLSVPDFTGNVIRATRLQLQAQDPGGAPLTLEMEGFEARAFQHELDHLDGLLFIDRLVSRRTDLFSRKSGLSR; the protein is encoded by the coding sequence ATGGCAATCCTACCCATCCTGCGGCTGCCGGACGCGCGTCTGAAACAGGTTTCCGAGCCCGTTCGCGAGTTCGACCAGGCACTGCTGGACTTCATCGCGGATCTCGAGGAGACGCGCCGTGCGGGCCCCGCCGCGGTGGGCATCGCGGCCCCCCAGGTCGGCCGACACCAGCGTATCCTGATCCTGGATTGCTCGGGGCGACCCAAGGTTCGTGCCCAGGGTCGCCTGGTCTTGGTCAACCCGGAGATTGTCCACTGGGAGGGCTTTGCGATCGGCCGCGAGGGATGTCTGTCGGTGCCGGACTTTACCGGTAATGTGATCCGCGCCACCCGTCTCCAACTCCAAGCCCAGGACCCGGGGGGCGCGCCGCTGACGCTCGAGATGGAGGGTTTTGAGGCGCGCGCCTTTCAGCACGAACTGGACCATTTGGATGGTCTCCTGTTCATCGATCGGCTGGTGAGTCGGCGGACCGATCTCTTTAGCCGAAAAAGTGGCTTAAGTCGTTGA
- a CDS encoding glycine cleavage system protein R, translated as MTDWTMLTLVGQDRPGIVARVTRVLCEAGCNLGEASMLRLGGNFTILLMVSGGAGGADLAAILAPVAAQLGLRVHLDPVQGGLHQHLVPNVTVRVAGADRAGIVADVTEILAEQGFNILELESDVAGDDARPVYIMNIEGYCPRTLEDLKQALSTLAVRGVSVAVAAVDLLIG; from the coding sequence ATGACCGACTGGACCATGCTGACCCTGGTAGGCCAGGACCGGCCCGGGATCGTTGCCCGGGTAACCCGCGTCCTGTGTGAGGCGGGATGTAACCTGGGGGAGGCGTCCATGCTGCGCCTGGGCGGTAACTTTACCATTCTGCTGATGGTTTCCGGTGGGGCTGGCGGCGCGGATCTGGCGGCGATCCTGGCCCCAGTGGCCGCGCAACTCGGGCTGCGTGTCCACTTGGACCCGGTCCAGGGTGGTCTGCACCAGCACCTGGTGCCGAACGTCACGGTGCGGGTGGCGGGGGCGGACCGCGCCGGTATCGTGGCGGACGTGACGGAGATCCTGGCGGAGCAGGGATTCAATATTCTGGAGCTGGAGTCGGACGTGGCGGGTGACGACGCTCGCCCGGTCTACATCATGAACATCGAGGGCTATTGCCCGCGGACGCTGGAGGACTTGAAGCAGGCCTTATCGACACTGGCCGTGCGCGGGGTCTCGGTCGCGGTGGCCGCGGTGGATCTGCTGATCGGCTGA
- the pgeF gene encoding peptidoglycan editing factor PgeF has protein sequence MELIRPEWPAPPWVHAGSTTRGGGVSTGAYDSLNLGDHVGDESRRVARNRALVRAALDLPAAPRWLTQVHGCAVAQGERAVPGQLADAVMTRRPAVVCAVLTADCLPLLICDRRGRAAAAVHAGWRGLAAGVIERTLEALGEAPADLLVWLGPAIGPAAFAVGPEVRAAFLAADPGVACAFRPGAGDRWLADLYALARARLARAGVTRVFGGDHCTWSDPGRFFSFRRDGVTGRMASLIWLSEPLERP, from the coding sequence GTGGAACTGATCCGACCTGAGTGGCCGGCCCCCCCGTGGGTCCATGCCGGTTCGACCACCCGCGGCGGCGGGGTCAGCACCGGGGCCTATGACAGCCTCAATCTGGGCGACCATGTGGGGGACGAGTCGCGCCGGGTCGCACGCAACCGCGCCCTGGTGCGCGCCGCGCTGGATCTCCCGGCCGCGCCGCGGTGGCTGACCCAGGTCCACGGGTGCGCGGTGGCGCAGGGCGAGCGGGCGGTGCCGGGGCAGCTCGCGGACGCGGTCATGACCCGGCGGCCCGCGGTGGTCTGCGCGGTGCTGACCGCGGACTGTCTGCCGCTCTTGATCTGTGACCGGCGGGGTCGCGCGGCGGCGGCGGTCCACGCCGGTTGGCGCGGGCTGGCCGCGGGGGTCATCGAACGGACCCTGGAGGCCCTGGGCGAGGCACCCGCGGACCTCCTGGTGTGGCTGGGACCGGCGATCGGTCCCGCGGCCTTCGCGGTGGGACCGGAGGTCCGCGCCGCCTTCCTCGCCGCCGACCCGGGCGTCGCCTGCGCCTTCCGCCCCGGCGCGGGCGATCGGTGGCTCGCCGATCTCTATGCCCTGGCGCGCGCCCGGCTGGCGCGGGCGGGGGTGACGCGGGTGTTCGGCGGCGACCACTGTACCTGGTCCGACCCGGGGCGCTTTTTCTCCTTTCGTCGCGATGGCGTGACGGGGCGGATGGCGAGTCTGATCTGGTTGAGTGAGCCGCTGGAGAGACCTTGA
- the rluD gene encoding 23S rRNA pseudouridine(1911/1915/1917) synthase RluD, with amino-acid sequence MSAGPVSRVRRTLRVESASAGQRLDQALAQAWPEFSRGCIQRWIEAGQVLVDGAPRRCRDRVWGHEAVALDAELVAVGRDSPQAIPLAVVYEDAMLLVIDKPAGLVVHPAAGNPDGTLLNALLHHAPGLAAVPRAGIVHRLDKDTSGLLVVAKTLQAHCSLVAQLKERTVHREYRALVVGELAGGGSVAAPIGRHPTQRTRMAVVPDGRAALTRYRVLERYPGHCLLGVELATGRTHQIRVHLAHVRHPLVGDPVYGVRPRPPKGCAPALVAAIQGFGRQALHAVRLGLEHPETGRPMAWEVPLAADLESLLELFRREAARGTDPT; translated from the coding sequence ATGAGTGCCGGGCCGGTGTCACGGGTTCGGCGTACCCTGCGGGTGGAGTCCGCGAGCGCTGGCCAGCGTCTGGATCAGGCCCTGGCCCAGGCCTGGCCCGAGTTCTCGCGCGGCTGCATCCAACGGTGGATCGAGGCCGGGCAGGTGTTGGTGGATGGTGCCCCGCGCCGTTGCCGGGACCGGGTCTGGGGCCATGAGGCGGTCGCGCTCGACGCCGAACTGGTCGCCGTCGGGCGCGACTCGCCGCAGGCGATCCCGCTCGCGGTGGTCTACGAGGACGCCATGCTGCTGGTGATCGACAAGCCCGCGGGGCTCGTGGTCCATCCGGCCGCCGGCAACCCGGACGGCACCCTCCTCAACGCCCTGCTGCACCACGCGCCCGGGCTCGCCGCCGTGCCGCGGGCGGGCATCGTGCATCGCCTGGACAAGGACACCAGCGGCCTGCTGGTGGTGGCCAAGACCCTGCAGGCCCACTGCTCACTGGTGGCCCAGCTCAAGGAGCGCACCGTGCACCGGGAGTATCGGGCACTGGTGGTCGGGGAGCTGGCGGGCGGCGGGTCGGTGGCGGCCCCCATCGGGCGGCACCCGACCCAGCGCACCCGCATGGCGGTGGTCCCGGACGGGCGTGCGGCGCTCACCCGCTACCGGGTGCTGGAGCGCTATCCGGGCCACTGTTTGCTGGGGGTGGAATTGGCGACCGGGCGTACCCATCAGATTCGGGTGCACCTGGCCCATGTGCGTCACCCCCTGGTCGGTGATCCCGTCTATGGGGTGCGACCGCGGCCGCCCAAGGGGTGCGCCCCGGCCCTGGTCGCGGCCATCCAGGGCTTCGGGCGCCAAGCCTTGCACGCCGTGCGCCTGGGGCTCGAGCACCCCGAGACCGGTCGACCGATGGCCTGGGAGGTGCCGTTGGCGGCCGATCTGGAGTCGCTGCTCGAACTCTTCCGACGGGAGGCGGCGCGTGGAACTGATCCGACCTGA
- a CDS encoding outer membrane protein assembly factor BamD: protein MRRTLTRLATLLLIALLIGTSICACSAFKGKEFDETEGWNASKLYAEAASEMDSGGYKKAIELYEKLEARYPFGRYAMQAQLDVAYANYKAEEPEAAIAAADRFIKLYPQNPFVDYAYFLKGIINYNRSVGFLDRYIPTDPSQRDPGAALDAFADFSELIKRFPDSKYTPDARQRMVYLRNNLAQNEVNVARYYMKRQAYVAAANRANYVIEHFQRTSAVKGALEVLVAAYQALGEEKLAADAQRVLDVNRKAGRFISNDPAPAEIGVTRKLWDYIELDKN, encoded by the coding sequence ATGCGCCGCACCCTAACACGACTGGCCACGCTGCTGCTGATCGCATTGCTGATCGGGACCTCGATCTGCGCCTGCTCGGCGTTCAAGGGCAAGGAGTTCGACGAGACCGAGGGCTGGAACGCGTCCAAGCTCTACGCCGAGGCGGCCTCCGAGATGGATTCGGGCGGCTACAAGAAGGCCATCGAGTTGTACGAGAAGCTCGAGGCCCGCTACCCCTTCGGCCGCTATGCCATGCAGGCCCAGCTCGACGTCGCCTATGCCAACTACAAGGCCGAGGAACCGGAGGCCGCCATCGCCGCCGCCGACCGCTTCATCAAGCTCTACCCGCAGAATCCATTCGTTGATTACGCTTATTTTCTTAAAGGGATCATCAACTACAACCGCAGCGTCGGCTTCCTGGACCGCTACATCCCCACCGACCCGTCCCAGCGCGACCCCGGCGCCGCGCTCGATGCCTTTGCCGACTTTTCCGAGCTGATCAAGCGCTTCCCCGACAGCAAGTACACCCCCGATGCCCGCCAGCGCATGGTCTATCTGCGCAATAACCTGGCGCAGAACGAGGTCAACGTCGCCCGCTACTACATGAAACGCCAGGCCTACGTGGCGGCGGCCAACCGCGCCAACTATGTCATCGAACACTTCCAGCGCACCAGTGCGGTGAAGGGCGCGCTCGAGGTCTTAGTCGCTGCCTACCAGGCGCTGGGAGAGGAAAAACTGGCCGCCGACGCCCAGCGGGTGCTGGACGTCAATCGCAAGGCCGGGCGCTTTATCTCCAACGACCCGGCCCCGGCCGAGATCGGTGTGACCCGCAAGCTCTGGGACTATATCGAACTCGACAAGAACTAG
- a CDS encoding P-II family nitrogen regulator has translation MKKVEAIIKPFKLDDVREALSATGITGMTAIEVKGFGRQKGHTELYRGAEYVVDFLPKVKVELVVADENLDACINAITAAARTGKIGDGKIFVSEVTRVVRIRTGEENEAAV, from the coding sequence ATGAAGAAGGTCGAAGCGATTATCAAGCCATTTAAGCTCGACGACGTCCGGGAGGCCCTGTCCGCCACCGGCATCACCGGCATGACCGCCATCGAGGTCAAGGGCTTCGGCCGGCAGAAGGGCCACACGGAGCTCTACCGCGGGGCCGAATATGTCGTGGATTTCCTGCCCAAGGTGAAGGTTGAACTGGTGGTGGCGGACGAGAATCTGGACGCCTGCATCAACGCCATCACGGCCGCCGCGCGCACCGGCAAAATCGGCGACGGCAAGATCTTCGTCTCCGAGGTGACGCGGGTGGTGCGCATCCGCACCGGCGAGGAGAACGAGGCCGCGGTCTGA
- a CDS encoding carbonic anhydrase has product MMPTRSYVHSVGRALVPLLLAVGLAAPLGGRALAAPPSAAAWSYQGATGPARWADLSPGFAACRTGQRQSPIDIRTVQPIPYEPLQPRYRSQPLDAVNDGRGVNVLIQPGSELRVGGLSYNLTALHFHVPGETLINGVAAAAEIHLVHLDRDGRHAVVVVPIQPGPHPNSALVRIAERLPLRAGERVNYRQLGINALLLLPPDRGYYRYTGSFANPPCSEPVTWFILAAPVELAPELIGRIARATGGNARPAQPLNGRPVFVSLPH; this is encoded by the coding sequence ATGATGCCGACCCGCTCATACGTCCACTCTGTCGGCCGGGCCTTGGTGCCCCTGTTGCTCGCCGTCGGCCTGGCGGCGCCCCTGGGCGGTCGGGCCCTGGCCGCCCCGCCATCCGCCGCCGCCTGGTCCTATCAGGGCGCGACCGGGCCGGCCCGGTGGGCGGACCTGTCGCCCGGCTTCGCTGCCTGCCGCACGGGCCAGCGGCAGTCACCGATCGACATCCGTACGGTCCAGCCGATCCCCTACGAGCCGCTCCAGCCGCGGTATCGCTCCCAACCCCTGGACGCGGTCAACGACGGTCGCGGGGTCAATGTCCTGATCCAGCCGGGGAGCGAACTGCGCGTCGGCGGCCTGAGCTACAACCTGACGGCACTGCATTTTCATGTCCCCGGGGAGACCCTGATCAACGGGGTGGCGGCGGCGGCGGAGATCCATCTGGTGCACCTCGATCGGGATGGCCGGCACGCGGTCGTGGTGGTCCCGATCCAACCCGGGCCGCACCCCAACAGCGCCCTGGTGCGCATCGCCGAGCGCCTGCCGCTGCGGGCCGGAGAGCGGGTCAACTACCGGCAGTTGGGCATCAATGCGTTGCTGTTGCTCCCGCCGGACAGGGGCTATTACCGCTACACCGGGTCGTTCGCCAACCCGCCCTGCAGCGAGCCGGTCACCTGGTTCATCCTGGCCGCGCCGGTGGAGTTGGCGCCGGAGCTGATCGGGCGCATCGCGCGCGCGACCGGGGGCAATGCCCGCCCGGCGCAGCCGCTCAACGGCCGTCCGGTCTTTGTCTCGCTGCCGCACTGA
- a CDS encoding segregation and condensation protein A, producing MTAPPNDLTEEQQILIAMRKTLSAIIRDLTPAPGMRHPLRDATIEDVRHCLLLIAARERGLAQLQGRGGERPHFTDEPQAVELVPMAGLKRKAN from the coding sequence ATGACCGCACCGCCCAACGACCTGACCGAAGAGCAGCAGATCCTGATCGCGATGCGTAAGACCCTGTCGGCGATCATCCGGGATCTGACCCCGGCGCCCGGGATGCGCCACCCGCTGCGTGACGCCACCATTGAGGACGTGCGCCACTGTCTGCTGCTGATCGCGGCCCGGGAGCGGGGCCTGGCGCAACTCCAGGGCCGCGGCGGGGAACGCCCCCACTTCACGGACGAACCGCAGGCGGTCGAACTGGTGCCGATGGCTGGCCTGAAGCGCAAGGCGAACTGA